One Pseudorhodoplanes sinuspersici DNA segment encodes these proteins:
- the bamA gene encoding outer membrane protein assembly factor BamA — protein MAGRVLRGAGLAVLLLGGIVSGIAAVAVPTGYAFAQSASVVVEGNRRVEADTVRSYFKGTSAAAIDEGLKGLYATGLFQDVRIRQAGGRLIVTVVENPVINRIAFEGNIKAKDEQLTAEIQSKPRGTLSRPIVQSDTQRIIETYRRNGRYNVRVVPKIIELPNNRVDLVFEITEGKKTGVKQIRFIGNRYYSDYRLKDVIKTSESNFLSFLKTSDVYDPDRIEADRDLLRRFYLKHGFADVRIVSAISEFDPTQDAFIVTFTIEEGDQYTFGQVDVQSNVRAVDAVTVADKLKAKPGATYNAEAVEKSVEALSVEVARRGYPFAVVRPRGDRDFQTRKINLVFTVDEGPRAYIERIQIRGNTRTRDYVIRREFDLAEGDAYNRALIDRAERRLKNLNYFKSVKITNEPGSSPDRVVVNVEVEEMSTGEFSISGGYSTQDGWLGEVSVGERNLLGRGQAARASVQYGQRARGFELSFVEPYFLDYRLALGLDFFAKETNGQEYTSYDTQTIGGAVRLGFELREDLTLQLRYSLYQQELSLQDGYSNCFATVPWIPSAKPKDCNDINIVPSLPVRLSLDQGAVLTSLAGYSLIYNTLDNNRNPTQGIRAELKQELAGLGGDVNFIRSTGDVRFYHEVVPDYIALLRLQAGNITGWGGKDLRFIDMFQGGPNLVRGFRQNGFGPRDLTDWTTHDALGGTNYWAASLELQIPLYFVPKDVGIRAAIFADAGSVWNYKGPTAVPGETMTFSDTNAVRSSVGAGLVWDSPFGPLRFDYAIPLTKQSYDIVQEFRFGGGTRF, from the coding sequence ATGGCTGGCCGGGTATTGCGGGGAGCAGGACTAGCGGTTCTTCTCCTTGGGGGAATCGTTTCGGGCATCGCCGCTGTTGCGGTGCCGACTGGTTATGCGTTTGCTCAATCTGCGAGTGTCGTCGTCGAGGGTAACCGGCGTGTCGAAGCCGACACCGTCCGTTCCTATTTCAAGGGTACGAGTGCCGCTGCGATCGACGAGGGGCTGAAGGGCCTTTACGCCACCGGCCTGTTCCAGGACGTCAGGATTCGTCAGGCCGGCGGGCGGCTAATCGTGACTGTGGTGGAAAACCCGGTCATCAACCGCATCGCCTTCGAAGGAAATATCAAGGCTAAGGACGAACAGCTTACCGCCGAAATCCAATCGAAGCCGCGCGGGACGCTGTCGCGGCCGATCGTGCAATCGGACACGCAGCGCATCATCGAAACCTATCGCCGCAACGGACGCTATAATGTTCGAGTGGTGCCAAAGATCATCGAGCTCCCCAACAATCGCGTCGATCTGGTTTTTGAGATCACCGAAGGCAAGAAGACCGGCGTCAAACAGATCCGCTTTATCGGTAACCGTTATTACAGCGATTACCGGCTGAAGGACGTCATCAAGACGTCAGAGTCCAACTTCCTGAGCTTTTTGAAGACCTCGGACGTCTACGATCCGGACCGGATTGAAGCGGACCGCGATCTTCTCCGTCGTTTCTATTTGAAGCACGGCTTTGCCGATGTGCGCATTGTGTCGGCGATCAGCGAATTCGATCCGACGCAGGACGCCTTCATCGTCACCTTCACGATCGAAGAGGGCGATCAGTACACATTTGGCCAGGTCGATGTTCAGTCGAATGTCCGCGCCGTCGATGCTGTCACCGTCGCCGACAAGCTGAAAGCCAAACCCGGCGCGACCTATAACGCCGAAGCTGTCGAGAAATCGGTCGAAGCGCTGTCGGTTGAGGTGGCGCGGCGCGGTTATCCGTTTGCCGTGGTTCGCCCGCGAGGCGACCGCGATTTCCAAACGCGCAAGATCAATCTCGTTTTCACGGTCGACGAAGGCCCGCGGGCTTACATTGAGCGCATCCAGATCCGCGGCAATACGCGGACACGTGATTACGTCATCCGCCGTGAGTTCGATCTCGCCGAGGGCGACGCTTACAATCGTGCGCTGATCGACCGCGCCGAACGTCGGCTGAAGAACCTGAACTACTTCAAGAGCGTGAAAATCACCAACGAGCCGGGCTCGTCGCCAGACCGCGTGGTGGTGAATGTCGAAGTTGAAGAAATGTCGACCGGCGAATTCTCGATTTCCGGCGGCTATTCGACCCAGGACGGATGGCTTGGCGAAGTTTCGGTCGGCGAGCGCAATCTGCTCGGCCGCGGCCAGGCTGCTCGCGCGTCGGTTCAGTATGGCCAGCGCGCACGGGGCTTCGAATTGTCTTTCGTCGAGCCCTATTTCCTCGATTACCGCTTGGCTCTCGGTCTCGACTTCTTTGCCAAGGAGACCAACGGTCAGGAATATACGTCATACGACACGCAGACCATCGGTGGCGCCGTGCGCCTCGGCTTCGAGCTGCGCGAGGATTTGACCCTGCAGCTCCGCTATTCGCTCTACCAGCAGGAACTGTCGTTGCAGGACGGCTACTCGAACTGCTTCGCGACCGTGCCGTGGATTCCAAGCGCCAAGCCAAAAGATTGTAATGACATTAACATCGTGCCGTCGCTTCCGGTTCGTCTGAGCCTCGATCAAGGCGCCGTGCTGACATCGCTCGCCGGCTACAGCCTGATCTACAACACGCTCGACAACAACCGTAACCCCACTCAGGGCATCCGCGCCGAGTTGAAGCAGGAGCTGGCCGGTCTCGGCGGTGACGTCAACTTCATCCGCAGCACGGGCGACGTCCGCTTCTACCACGAGGTTGTGCCTGACTATATCGCCCTGCTGCGCTTGCAGGCCGGCAATATCACAGGCTGGGGCGGTAAGGATCTGCGCTTTATCGACATGTTCCAGGGCGGTCCGAACCTCGTTCGCGGCTTCCGCCAGAACGGTTTCGGTCCGCGCGATCTGACGGATTGGACGACGCACGACGCACTCGGCGGCACCAATTACTGGGCGGCAAGCCTTGAGCTGCAGATCCCGCTCTATTTCGTTCCGAAGGATGTCGGCATTCGTGCAGCGATCTTCGCCGATGCCGGTTCGGTCTGGAATTACAAGGGACCGACCGCCGTCCCTGGCGAAACCATGACATTCTCAGATACCAATGCGGTCCGTTCGTCGGTCGGCGCGGGTCTGGTGTGGGATTCACCGTTCGGTCCGCTACGGTTCGACTATGCGATCCCGCTGACCAAGCAGAGCTACGACATCGTTCAGGAATTCCGCTTCGGCGGCGGGACACGGTTCTGA
- a CDS encoding isoprenyl transferase, whose product MSMPKVSLDGTSGFEIPRHVAIIMDGNGRWAAARSLPRAEGHRRGVEALRRTVRIAGELGIGILTIFAFSSENWSRPQSEIRDLLGLLRLFIRHDLADLHRNNVKVRIIGDRNGLEGDVSSLLNEAEEKTRDNDGLTLVVAFNYGARQEIARAARRLADEVVAGRLAATDITAERLSNFMDAPDLPDPDLIIRTSGEQRLSNFLLWQSAYSELVFVPTFWPDFDRAAFEQAISEYSRRERRFGGLAAAGS is encoded by the coding sequence ATGTCGATGCCAAAGGTTTCATTGGACGGGACTTCGGGTTTCGAAATCCCCCGCCATGTCGCTATCATCATGGATGGTAACGGCCGATGGGCAGCGGCGCGCAGCTTGCCGCGTGCTGAAGGGCACCGCCGTGGCGTTGAGGCCTTGCGGCGCACCGTGCGCATTGCCGGCGAACTCGGCATCGGCATTCTGACCATATTCGCATTCAGTTCCGAAAACTGGTCGCGTCCGCAATCGGAAATACGCGATCTTTTGGGGCTGTTACGCCTGTTCATCCGCCACGACCTCGCCGATCTGCATCGCAACAACGTCAAGGTCCGCATCATCGGCGACCGCAACGGTCTCGAAGGCGATGTCAGTAGTCTTCTCAATGAAGCCGAGGAGAAGACACGCGACAACGACGGGCTCACCCTTGTCGTCGCATTCAACTACGGTGCACGTCAGGAAATCGCGCGCGCCGCACGGCGTCTTGCCGATGAAGTCGTGGCAGGCCGTCTCGCGGCTACGGACATCACCGCGGAGCGTCTGTCCAATTTTATGGATGCACCCGATCTTCCAGATCCCGATCTGATCATCCGCACCAGCGGCGAACAGCGGCTGTCGAATTTCTTGCTCTGGCAGTCCGCTTACAGCGAGCTCGTTTTCGTTCCGACCTTCTGGCCCGATTTCGATCGCGCGGCTTTTGAACAGGCAATCTCCGAATATTCACGGCGCGAACGCCGGTTTGGCGGTTTGGCTGCGGCAGGGTCATGA
- the dxr gene encoding 1-deoxy-D-xylulose-5-phosphate reductoisomerase: MTTTASLKQRKAKAPAPRSVSILGATGSIGTSTIDLLLRQPDRYKVEAITAQRNVEALAKAAIALNAKFAAVAEPDKLSALKDALAGTGISAGAGESAVIEAAARPADWIMASISGAAGLAPTMAAVERGASVAIANKECLVCAGGLFMRRAAARNTTILPVDSEHNALFQAMAAGLRGDVRRLILTASGGPFRTWTADAINAASPEQALKHPNWSMGAKVTIDSATLMNKGLELIEAHHLFQMPAASIDAYVHPQSIVHGIVEFRDGSFIAQLGAPDMRIPISHCLGWPDRIDEPARRLTLEEMSSLTFEAPDLVRFPALRLAREVIEAGGAAPTILNAANEVAVAEFLDRRLGFAAIPALVEATLNEAARTGMVNEPASVEEALAIDKTARSMASALLPVVSKG, encoded by the coding sequence TTGACCACCACAGCATCACTCAAGCAACGCAAGGCAAAGGCGCCAGCGCCCCGCAGCGTCAGCATTCTCGGCGCGACCGGCTCGATCGGCACAAGCACGATCGATTTGTTGCTGCGTCAGCCTGATCGATACAAGGTTGAAGCGATCACCGCTCAACGCAACGTCGAAGCACTTGCGAAAGCGGCCATCGCGCTCAACGCGAAATTCGCCGCCGTGGCGGAGCCCGACAAACTTTCCGCCCTCAAGGATGCATTGGCCGGCACTGGAATTTCGGCAGGGGCGGGTGAAAGTGCCGTGATCGAGGCCGCCGCACGCCCGGCCGACTGGATCATGGCTTCGATCAGTGGCGCCGCCGGTCTTGCACCAACGATGGCTGCGGTTGAGCGGGGCGCCTCCGTCGCCATCGCCAACAAGGAATGCCTTGTCTGTGCTGGCGGCTTGTTCATGCGCCGCGCCGCGGCCCGCAACACGACAATCCTGCCGGTAGATTCGGAGCACAACGCGCTGTTTCAGGCGATGGCGGCCGGCTTACGCGGCGACGTGCGGCGGCTGATCCTGACGGCCTCCGGCGGACCTTTCCGAACCTGGACCGCCGATGCCATCAACGCGGCTTCACCCGAACAGGCCTTGAAGCACCCGAACTGGTCGATGGGCGCCAAGGTCACGATCGATTCCGCCACGCTCATGAACAAGGGCCTGGAACTGATTGAGGCCCATCACCTGTTCCAGATGCCGGCCGCCAGCATCGATGCCTATGTCCATCCGCAATCTATCGTTCATGGCATCGTCGAATTCCGCGATGGCTCGTTCATCGCCCAGCTCGGGGCGCCTGACATGCGGATTCCGATCTCGCATTGCCTCGGCTGGCCCGACCGGATCGATGAGCCGGCACGCCGCCTGACGCTCGAGGAGATGTCCAGCCTGACCTTCGAGGCGCCCGATCTTGTTCGCTTTCCGGCCCTGCGCCTCGCACGCGAGGTGATTGAGGCGGGCGGAGCCGCGCCCACTATCCTCAATGCCGCCAATGAGGTGGCCGTGGCCGAATTCCTCGATCGCCGCCTCGGATTTGCCGCCATTCCGGCGCTCGTAGAAGCGACACTGAATGAGGCTGCTCGGACCGGCATGGTCAACGAGCCGGCAAGCGTCGAGGAGGCTCTTGCCATCGACAAAACCGCACGATCGATGGCCAGCGCATTGCTGCCGGTCGTTTCAAAAGGTTAG
- the tsf gene encoding translation elongation factor Ts has product MAEITASLVKDLREQTGAGMMDCKAALTETKGDVEAAIDWLRKKGLAKAAKKAGRVAAEGLVGISTAPQKGAIVEVNAETDFVARNDHFQGLVKLIADAALSTGGDIEKLKAAKVGTMTVDEAIAHAIATIGENMSLRRTAALSVGQGVIGTYMHNSVSEGLGKIGVMVALESPGDVQELSAFGRLVAMHVAAANPIAVDPAGVPADVIEREKAVLADKAKAQGKPANVVEKIVESGLKTYFKEVCLLDQPFIHETDKTVAQAVKAAESKAGGPIKVVGFVRYALGEGIEKQESDFAAEVAAAAGTN; this is encoded by the coding sequence ATGGCAGAAATCACCGCTTCACTCGTGAAGGACCTGCGCGAGCAGACCGGCGCGGGCATGATGGATTGCAAAGCGGCGTTGACCGAAACCAAGGGCGACGTTGAAGCGGCGATCGATTGGCTGCGCAAGAAGGGCCTCGCCAAAGCCGCGAAGAAGGCCGGCCGCGTCGCGGCAGAAGGCCTCGTTGGGATCAGCACCGCACCGCAGAAAGGCGCCATCGTCGAGGTCAATGCCGAAACCGATTTCGTGGCCCGCAACGATCATTTCCAGGGTTTGGTGAAGTTGATTGCCGACGCCGCGCTGTCTACCGGCGGCGATATCGAAAAGCTGAAGGCGGCCAAAGTCGGCACCATGACGGTGGACGAAGCCATCGCGCATGCCATTGCCACGATTGGCGAGAACATGTCGCTGCGCCGCACTGCCGCGCTGTCGGTCGGGCAGGGCGTGATCGGCACCTACATGCATAATTCGGTATCTGAAGGCCTCGGCAAGATCGGCGTGATGGTTGCGCTGGAATCACCGGGCGATGTTCAGGAGTTGTCGGCATTCGGCCGTCTTGTCGCGATGCATGTCGCAGCAGCGAACCCGATCGCTGTCGATCCTGCCGGCGTTCCGGCCGATGTGATCGAGCGCGAAAAAGCCGTGCTCGCCGACAAAGCCAAGGCGCAGGGCAAGCCGGCCAATGTGGTCGAGAAAATCGTCGAATCCGGGCTGAAGACCTACTTCAAGGAAGTCTGTCTGCTCGATCAGCCGTTCATCCACGAGACCGACAAGACCGTTGCTCAGGCCGTCAAAGCGGCTGAAAGTAAGGCCGGCGGTCCAATCAAGGTTGTTGGCTTCGTGCGCTATGCGCTCGGCGAAGGTATCGAGAAGCAGGAATCTGATTTCGCGGCGGAAGTCGCGGCGGCTGCAGGAACGAACTGA
- the frr gene encoding ribosome recycling factor — MAATTHDINDLKRRMQGALGVLKHELSGLRTGRASANLLEPVQVEAYGTHMPLSQVATVSVPEPRLLSVQVWDRSMVHAVEKAITASNLGLNPQTEGQVIRLRIPELNEERRKELVKVAHKYAEAAKVAVRHVRRDGIDVIKKLEKDHEISKDDHERYSADIQKATDQMIQEVDQMLAHKEKEILTV; from the coding sequence ATGGCAGCAACGACGCATGATATCAATGACCTGAAGCGCCGCATGCAGGGCGCGCTCGGCGTCCTGAAGCACGAATTGTCGGGTCTGCGGACCGGCCGTGCGAGTGCGAATCTCCTCGAGCCGGTTCAGGTCGAAGCCTACGGCACCCATATGCCGCTGTCGCAGGTCGCCACCGTCAGCGTTCCAGAGCCGCGTCTTCTCAGCGTCCAGGTCTGGGACCGGTCGATGGTGCATGCGGTGGAGAAGGCGATCACCGCTTCCAATCTCGGCCTTAATCCTCAGACAGAAGGCCAGGTCATCCGGCTGCGCATTCCGGAGTTGAACGAGGAGCGCCGCAAGGAACTGGTCAAGGTTGCCCATAAATACGCGGAAGCGGCGAAGGTTGCCGTGCGGCACGTACGGCGCGACGGCATCGACGTTATCAAGAAGCTCGAAAAGGACCACGAGATCAGCAAGGACGACCACGAGCGCTATTCGGCCGACATCCAGAAGGCAACCGATCAGATGATCCAGGAAGTCGACCAGATGCTGGCGCATAAGGAAAAAGAAATCTTAACGGTCTAG
- the lpxD gene encoding UDP-3-O-(3-hydroxymyristoyl)glucosamine N-acyltransferase: MTDPVFFKRDGDLSVGEIAALTGATLSDPSRADLRINNVAPIDRAGPHDLTFLENLRYSSGLASTRAGTCLIAERYVKDAPAGLLLLITRDPYRGFVAVTRKLFADALRPSSLFEAEGITHGASVHPKARIEDDVTIEPGAVVGPRAEIGSGTLIGAGAVIGAEVRIGRNCNVGPHSSIMHALIGDRVILHPGCRIGQDGFGFVMSPRGHTKVPQVGRVIIQDDVEIGANTAIDRGAIRDTVIGEGTKIDNLVQIGHNVLIGRHCIIVAHCAIAGSVTLEDFVALGGRVTINNHVTIGEGAQVAGMSGVNNDIPPGGRYAGLPAKPAKLWMREVAWLERAAKNYSGEKNKAGTEG, encoded by the coding sequence ATGACCGATCCGGTATTTTTCAAGCGAGATGGCGATCTCTCCGTTGGCGAGATCGCTGCATTGACCGGTGCGACGCTATCCGACCCGTCGCGGGCCGATCTGCGCATCAACAATGTTGCGCCGATTGATCGGGCCGGTCCGCATGATCTGACCTTTCTTGAAAACCTGCGCTATTCCAGCGGCCTCGCCTCAACCAGAGCCGGCACCTGTCTGATTGCCGAACGCTATGTGAAAGATGCTCCCGCCGGTCTTCTTCTGCTGATCACGCGCGATCCCTATCGCGGCTTCGTCGCGGTCACGCGCAAATTGTTTGCCGATGCGCTGCGTCCATCGTCGCTGTTCGAAGCCGAGGGCATCACCCACGGCGCATCGGTTCATCCCAAGGCCCGCATCGAGGACGATGTCACCATTGAGCCCGGCGCCGTCGTCGGTCCGCGGGCCGAAATCGGCTCCGGCACGTTGATCGGGGCCGGCGCTGTGATCGGGGCCGAAGTCCGCATCGGTCGCAATTGCAATGTCGGGCCACACAGTTCGATCATGCATGCCTTGATCGGCGACCGCGTGATCCTGCATCCGGGCTGCCGGATCGGTCAGGACGGTTTTGGCTTTGTCATGAGCCCGCGCGGCCACACCAAGGTCCCGCAGGTCGGACGGGTTATTATCCAGGACGACGTCGAGATTGGCGCCAACACTGCAATTGACCGTGGCGCCATCCGCGACACGGTGATCGGCGAGGGGACCAAAATCGACAATCTTGTCCAGATTGGCCACAATGTCTTGATTGGCCGGCATTGCATCATTGTCGCTCATTGCGCGATCGCCGGCAGTGTGACGCTCGAAGATTTTGTGGCGCTCGGCGGCCGCGTGACCATCAACAATCACGTCACCATCGGAGAGGGCGCGCAGGTGGCGGGTATGAGCGGGGTGAATAACGATATTCCGCCCGGAGGACGCTACGCAGGTCTTCCGGCCAAGCCGGCCAAGCTCTGGATGCGCGAGGTTGCCTGGCTTGAGCGCGCCGCAAAGAACTATAGCGGTGAAAAGAACAAAGCTGGGACCGAGGGCTAA
- the pyrH gene encoding UMP kinase codes for MTEAVYGRVIVKLSGEALAGSAGFGVDQSIVEAIAADIVAAHRMGVELGIVVGGGNIFRGVEVSGRGVSRPTGDTMGMLATVMNSLVLEAAITRNGAPASTLSAVPLPTVCDHFSRQRALDLIAGGRVVILAGGTGNPYFTTDTTAVLRAAELDCQAVLKATNVDGVYSADPKQDKSAVRYDRLSPREAMERNLKVMDTTAFALARENAMPIIVFSIREPGAIEAVLRGKGRATIVAE; via the coding sequence ATGACCGAAGCGGTCTATGGACGTGTGATCGTCAAGCTGTCGGGCGAGGCTTTGGCTGGTTCGGCCGGCTTCGGCGTCGATCAGTCGATTGTCGAAGCGATCGCTGCTGACATCGTTGCCGCGCACCGCATGGGTGTCGAGCTCGGCATCGTTGTCGGTGGCGGCAACATCTTCCGTGGTGTCGAAGTCTCGGGCCGGGGCGTCTCGCGCCCGACCGGCGACACGATGGGCATGCTGGCCACGGTGATGAACAGCCTCGTTCTCGAGGCCGCCATCACCCGCAACGGCGCTCCCGCCAGCACCTTGTCGGCGGTCCCGCTGCCAACCGTCTGTGATCATTTCTCCCGGCAACGAGCGCTCGACCTGATCGCCGGGGGCAGGGTGGTCATCCTCGCCGGAGGCACCGGCAACCCGTATTTCACCACTGACACGACGGCGGTGCTGCGGGCGGCCGAACTCGATTGCCAGGCAGTCCTCAAGGCGACCAACGTCGATGGCGTCTATAGCGCTGACCCAAAGCAGGACAAATCGGCGGTCCGGTACGACCGGTTGAGCCCGCGCGAGGCGATGGAGCGCAACCTGAAGGTGATGGATACCACAGCGTTCGCGCTTGCCCGCGAAAATGCTATGCCTATCATCGTCTTTTCGATCCGCGAACCGGGCGCGATCGAGGCCGTCTTGCGCGGAAAGGGCCGCGCGACCATCGTTGCCGAATGA
- a CDS encoding 30S ribosomal protein S2: MALPDYSMRQLLEAGVHFGHQAHRWNPKMGNYIFGVRNNIHIIDLAQTVPMLHQALQAVSDTVAKGGRILFVGTKRQAQDGIAEAAKKSAQYYVNSRWLGGTLTNWKTISGSIQRLRKLEEMLSSNEAQGYTKKERLDLQRERDKLDRSLGGIKDMGGIPDMLFVIDTNKEDIAIKEAQRLNIPVAAIVDTNCDPNGITFAVPGNDDASRAISLYCDLIAKAAIDGISRSQGERGVDIGAAAEPVIEELPAKTDGPGYEVLPGPRGVADDLKKLPGVSPAIEKQLNDLGVFHYWQIADLSHDAAHKLGESVGLPGRADQWVAKAKSFTAEAE, encoded by the coding sequence ATGGCGCTGCCCGATTACAGCATGCGTCAGCTCTTGGAAGCTGGCGTTCACTTTGGCCACCAGGCCCACCGCTGGAATCCGAAGATGGGGAATTACATCTTTGGCGTCCGCAACAACATCCACATCATAGATCTCGCCCAGACCGTGCCGATGCTGCATCAGGCGCTGCAGGCGGTGTCCGACACGGTTGCCAAGGGCGGCCGCATTCTCTTCGTCGGCACCAAGCGTCAGGCCCAGGACGGGATCGCCGAAGCCGCCAAGAAGTCGGCTCAGTATTACGTCAATTCCCGCTGGCTCGGCGGCACGCTGACCAACTGGAAGACCATCTCCGGATCGATCCAGCGCCTGCGCAAGCTTGAGGAAATGCTCTCCTCGAATGAAGCGCAGGGCTACACCAAGAAAGAGCGCCTTGACCTGCAGCGCGAGCGCGACAAGCTCGACCGCTCGCTCGGCGGCATCAAGGACATGGGTGGCATCCCGGACATGTTGTTCGTGATCGACACCAACAAGGAAGACATCGCGATCAAGGAAGCGCAGCGTCTGAACATCCCGGTCGCCGCGATCGTCGATACCAATTGCGATCCGAACGGTATTACCTTTGCCGTACCAGGCAACGACGATGCCAGCCGCGCGATTTCGCTGTATTGCGACCTGATCGCCAAGGCCGCCATTGATGGTATCTCGCGGTCGCAAGGCGAACGCGGCGTCGATATCGGCGCTGCCGCCGAGCCTGTCATCGAAGAGCTGCCGGCCAAGACCGACGGCCCTGGCTACGAAGTGCTGCCTGGGCCGCGCGGTGTGGCCGACGACCTGAAGAAGCTGCCGGGCGTATCGCCTGCGATCGAGAAGCAACTCAACGATCTCGGCGTATTCCACTACTGGCAGATCGCAGATCTGTCACATGATGCAGCGCATAAGCTCGGTGAAAGCGTCGGGCTTCCGGGCCGCGCCGATCAATGGGTCGCCAAGGCTAAGAGCTTCACCGCCGAGGCGGAATAA
- the rseP gene encoding RIP metalloprotease RseP: MGFLEHFSLWGGGFTGALLPFLFVLTIVVFFHELGHFLVARLCGVRVLTFSVGFGPEIVGFNDRHGTRWKISAIPLGGYVKFFGDEDAASTPDQSSISAMTPAEKRESFHHQPVGKRAAIVAAGPIANFILAILIFAAIFTFYGRPSTSARIDAIQPESAAAQAGFAAGDVVVAINGRPIETFAEMQRVVSTNAGQQLSVTIDRGGAQMDLKATPALREVKDNFGNVHRIGVLGITRSMGAADSQLETVSAPRALWMGVEETWFVIDRTLSYIGGIVVGRESADQLGGPIRIAQVSGQVATVGFIAIMNLAAILSVSIGLLNLFPVPLLDGGHLLFYAIEAIRGRPLSERAQEMGFRIGLALVVMLMIFATFNDIIHLTAS, from the coding sequence ATGGGTTTTCTGGAGCATTTCAGCTTGTGGGGCGGCGGTTTTACCGGCGCGCTGCTTCCGTTCCTGTTCGTGCTGACCATTGTGGTATTCTTCCACGAACTGGGGCATTTCCTGGTTGCGCGCCTCTGCGGCGTCCGCGTTCTGACATTCTCGGTGGGCTTCGGGCCGGAAATTGTCGGCTTTAACGATCGGCACGGCACGCGCTGGAAGATTTCAGCCATCCCGCTCGGCGGCTACGTCAAATTCTTCGGCGATGAGGATGCCGCCAGCACACCGGACCAGTCCTCGATTTCAGCCATGACCCCCGCCGAGAAGCGGGAAAGCTTCCATCATCAACCGGTTGGAAAGCGGGCGGCGATCGTCGCGGCGGGCCCGATTGCCAATTTCATCCTGGCGATCCTGATTTTCGCGGCGATCTTCACCTTCTACGGACGGCCATCGACCTCGGCCCGGATCGACGCGATCCAGCCGGAAAGCGCGGCCGCGCAGGCCGGTTTTGCGGCCGGCGACGTCGTCGTGGCCATCAATGGACGGCCGATCGAGACCTTCGCCGAGATGCAGCGCGTGGTCAGCACCAATGCCGGGCAGCAGCTTTCGGTCACCATCGATCGCGGCGGCGCGCAGATGGATCTCAAGGCGACCCCGGCCTTGCGCGAGGTGAAGGACAATTTCGGCAATGTCCACCGCATCGGCGTGCTCGGCATCACCCGTTCGATGGGGGCCGCCGATTCACAGCTTGAGACAGTTTCAGCACCTCGGGCTCTCTGGATGGGCGTCGAGGAGACCTGGTTCGTTATCGATCGGACGCTGTCTTATATCGGCGGCATCGTTGTCGGGCGCGAATCCGCCGATCAGCTCGGCGGCCCCATCCGGATCGCTCAAGTCTCGGGGCAGGTGGCGACCGTCGGCTTTATCGCCATCATGAATCTGGCCGCGATCCTGTCCGTCTCAATCGGGCTTTTGAATCTGTTTCCGGTTCCTCTGCTCGATGGCGGGCACCTTTTGTTCTATGCAATCGAGGCGATCAGAGGACGACCGCTATCCGAGCGGGCGCAGGAAATGGGCTTCCGGATCGGTCTCGCGCTTGTCGTCATGTTGATGATTTTTGCAACTTTTAACGACATCATTCACCTTACGGCCTCATAG
- a CDS encoding phosphatidate cytidylyltransferase yields the protein MPSHDPAMPVSETTSTPSARNLWLRIASAAILAPLAVGAAYLGSWPFSIFWLVAAIAVWWEWVGLVDPAGRHVVLATGACALILQAILIETGHAAIAIMVIALGVLAAVVTAGRQSPLVAGGIVYASALLVAPVILRADEAFGFAAILMLFAVVWGTDIGGYFSGRTFGGPKLAAAISPKKTWSGAIGGTIVGIAAAIAICQLFGIKNVVSIGLIALALSIVSQAGDLFESWLKRRVDAKDASGLIPGHGGVMDRLDGFIFAATVAALLGVVRGGLETPANALLIW from the coding sequence ATGCCGAGCCACGATCCCGCCATGCCCGTGTCGGAGACAACGAGCACGCCCTCGGCGCGCAATCTGTGGCTGCGCATCGCGTCGGCGGCGATCCTTGCGCCGCTTGCGGTCGGCGCGGCCTATCTTGGCAGTTGGCCTTTCAGCATTTTCTGGCTGGTCGCTGCTATTGCCGTCTGGTGGGAGTGGGTCGGCCTCGTCGACCCCGCTGGCCGTCACGTCGTGCTGGCAACCGGCGCCTGCGCGCTGATCTTGCAGGCGATCCTGATCGAGACGGGCCACGCTGCCATTGCAATCATGGTGATCGCACTGGGTGTACTCGCTGCCGTTGTTACCGCAGGCCGTCAATCGCCGCTGGTCGCCGGCGGTATCGTCTACGCCAGCGCACTGCTGGTTGCCCCCGTGATCCTGCGCGCGGATGAAGCCTTTGGCTTTGCGGCCATCCTGATGCTCTTCGCCGTTGTCTGGGGAACCGATATTGGTGGTTATTTCTCCGGCCGGACATTTGGCGGACCAAAGCTCGCCGCAGCGATCAGCCCCAAGAAAACATGGTCCGGCGCAATCGGCGGCACGATAGTCGGCATCGCGGCCGCCATCGCGATCTGCCAGCTTTTCGGCATCAAAAACGTCGTGTCGATCGGGCTGATCGCACTGGCCCTGTCGATCGTGTCGCAGGCGGGCGATCTGTTCGAATCCTGGCTAAAGCGCCGCGTTGATGCCAAGGATGCCAGTGGACTGATACCCGGCCATGGCGGTGTCATGGATCGGCTGGATGGTTTCATTTTTGCCGCAACTGTCGCGGCGCTTCTCGGTGTCGTTCGCGGCGGCCTTGAAACGCCGGCAAACGCGCTTCTTATCTGGTAG